Proteins encoded in a region of the Flavobacterium sp. MDT1-60 genome:
- a CDS encoding RICIN domain-containing protein produces the protein MKNNYKFRFSLFLFLAFSSFAIAQTSLGSSKTFMNKLKNELVNTTAKSTEKTILLQVDNSKNFKGKINYKESNESSEFLIGEIKDVPESSFFVKVLDKKLEGHIILKKTKEAYKYYSDAQGNAYVSKVDINTIVCINFKDIPENTKKATNKTAVAAAIAPALLNLQSLPGAAGCVMLDFDGYNMPAGNLWNNGNAINAAPSGMSDADVQQHWEVVAEDYRPFNLNVTTSEAVFNSYPRNRRMRVVVTPTNTAAPGAGGVAYIGSFNWDNDVPCWVFITSGKSGGDASAHEVGHTFDLGHDGRTTPKEDYFVGINNTSWAPIMGAGYYRPVVQWSKGEYDYANNKQDDVATIASAKFGVGYRGDDYGNTTAAAATLDYNGSGAINQKNGIISSEADYDFFTFTTGGGNVSINVNTVSRDGNLHLLLRLYNSAGTEMGTYWNSDPFALNASMNVNLPAGKYFVGVDGNGAGSAGYGGYSAYGSIGSYSITGTIPPGGNIAPSTDVITAYKDCNYTGFSGGLTIGDYNLARLNSLGILNDDISSLRITQGFQAILYQDDNFTGASTVINSDNSCLNTTWNDKVSSIRILANGVTTLGNQTFYLQNRNSGLNMDVWNASLANGANVAQGTVNTGNNQKFTLTHLGDGMYTIIANHSGQSLDVNNFNKDNGANVEQYPYNGTTNQQFILFAAGDGFYKIIARHSGKLVEVAGASTANGANVQQWQDNGQTCGQWKLISTTTAQTSTLIQAEDYSAMSGIQVEATTDSGGGSNVGYTETGDWIAYNNINFPTTGSYLIEYRVASGVTGGRLSSDLNGGTIVLGNVDIPNTGGWQNWQTVTQTVNVNAGTYNFGIYIQNTGMNINWIKITKIGAAAITRETSSIIEEEKPADIAFNVYPNPVSETLFFTKDVSGGNLNVVDSQTGNVVLSQKINDNSLNVSNLRQGIYLVVFEKDGEKTIKRFIKK, from the coding sequence ATGAAAAACAATTACAAATTTCGGTTTAGCTTATTCTTATTTCTGGCTTTTAGCAGTTTTGCAATTGCACAGACTTCTTTAGGCTCTAGTAAAACCTTCATGAATAAATTAAAGAATGAGTTAGTAAATACCACTGCAAAAAGTACAGAGAAAACAATTTTGCTGCAAGTCGATAATTCAAAAAACTTTAAAGGAAAAATAAATTATAAAGAATCAAATGAATCAAGTGAATTTCTGATTGGAGAAATCAAAGATGTTCCTGAATCTTCTTTTTTCGTCAAAGTGTTGGATAAAAAGTTGGAAGGTCATATTATTTTAAAGAAAACAAAAGAAGCCTACAAATATTATTCAGACGCTCAGGGAAATGCGTATGTTTCTAAAGTGGATATCAATACAATCGTTTGTATCAATTTTAAAGATATACCTGAAAATACTAAAAAAGCAACAAATAAAACAGCAGTCGCTGCTGCAATTGCACCTGCTTTATTGAATTTGCAAAGTTTACCGGGTGCGGCAGGCTGTGTGATGTTAGATTTTGACGGTTATAATATGCCTGCAGGAAATCTTTGGAATAACGGAAACGCAATCAACGCAGCACCATCCGGAATGAGCGACGCCGATGTACAGCAACATTGGGAAGTCGTTGCAGAAGATTACAGACCTTTTAATCTGAACGTGACAACAAGTGAAGCCGTTTTTAATTCGTATCCAAGAAACAGAAGAATGCGCGTGGTGGTAACTCCAACCAATACTGCAGCTCCGGGAGCAGGAGGTGTCGCTTATATTGGTTCCTTCAATTGGGACAATGATGTACCTTGTTGGGTATTTATTACTTCAGGTAAATCGGGTGGAGATGCCTCAGCGCATGAAGTTGGACATACTTTTGATCTTGGTCATGATGGCCGTACCACTCCCAAAGAGGATTATTTTGTCGGAATAAACAATACTTCGTGGGCACCCATTATGGGAGCAGGTTATTACAGACCCGTTGTGCAATGGAGCAAAGGAGAGTATGATTATGCCAATAACAAACAAGATGATGTGGCAACCATAGCAAGTGCTAAATTTGGAGTGGGATACAGAGGCGATGATTATGGAAATACTACAGCAGCTGCAGCCACTTTAGATTATAACGGAAGTGGCGCTATTAATCAGAAAAACGGAATTATTTCAAGTGAAGCCGATTATGACTTCTTTACGTTTACGACGGGAGGAGGAAATGTTTCAATAAATGTAAATACGGTTTCAAGAGACGGAAATCTGCATCTTTTGCTTCGATTGTATAATTCGGCTGGAACCGAAATGGGAACGTATTGGAATTCTGATCCATTTGCTTTAAATGCTTCGATGAATGTGAATTTGCCTGCCGGAAAATATTTTGTCGGTGTTGACGGTAACGGAGCAGGAAGTGCGGGTTACGGAGGATATTCGGCTTACGGTTCTATCGGGAGTTATTCGATTACCGGAACAATTCCGCCAGGAGGAAATATAGCCCCTTCAACCGATGTTATTACGGCTTACAAAGATTGTAATTACACCGGATTTTCGGGTGGATTAACCATCGGTGATTATAATCTGGCACGCTTAAATTCTTTGGGAATCTTAAATGATGATATTTCGTCACTTAGAATTACGCAGGGCTTTCAGGCGATTTTATATCAGGATGATAATTTTACCGGAGCCTCGACTGTAATTAATTCTGATAATTCGTGTTTAAATACAACGTGGAATGATAAAGTAAGTTCGATTCGAATTCTTGCCAATGGTGTTACGACTTTAGGAAATCAGACTTTCTATTTACAAAACAGAAACAGCGGTCTCAATATGGATGTCTGGAATGCCAGTTTAGCTAACGGAGCCAATGTAGCGCAGGGAACTGTAAATACAGGAAACAATCAAAAATTTACTTTGACGCATTTAGGGGATGGTATGTATACAATTATTGCCAATCACAGCGGGCAATCTTTAGATGTAAATAATTTTAATAAAGATAATGGTGCCAATGTGGAGCAATATCCATACAACGGAACCACCAATCAGCAATTTATTTTATTTGCAGCTGGTGACGGATTTTACAAGATTATTGCCAGACACAGCGGTAAACTGGTTGAAGTGGCAGGAGCGAGCACGGCAAATGGTGCGAATGTACAGCAATGGCAGGATAATGGCCAGACTTGCGGACAATGGAAATTAATCTCCACCACAACTGCCCAAACTTCAACTTTAATTCAGGCCGAAGATTATTCTGCTATGAGCGGCATTCAGGTAGAAGCTACAACAGATAGCGGAGGAGGATCAAACGTTGGTTATACTGAAACGGGTGATTGGATTGCGTACAATAACATCAATTTTCCAACCACAGGTTCTTATTTAATTGAATACAGAGTAGCAAGTGGCGTAACCGGAGGCAGATTATCATCTGATTTAAACGGAGGAACGATTGTTCTGGGAAATGTTGATATACCCAATACAGGAGGCTGGCAAAACTGGCAAACCGTTACACAAACGGTAAACGTAAATGCCGGAACGTATAATTTCGGAATCTACATTCAAAATACTGGTATGAACATCAACTGGATTAAAATTACCAAAATTGGTGCAGCTGCCATAACTCGTGAAACTTCATCTATTATTGAAGAAGAAAAACCAGCTGATATTGCATTTAATGTATACCCAAATCCGGTTTCAGAGACGTTATTCTTTACAAAAGACGTTTCGGGAGGAAATCTGAATGTTGTTGATTCTCAAACAGGAAATGTAGTTTTATCTCAAAAAATAAATGACAATAGTTTGAATGTTTCGAATTTGAGACAAGGAATTTATTTAGTTGTTTTTGAGAAGGATGGAGAGAAGACGATCAAGCGTTTTATTAAAAAATAA
- a CDS encoding metallophosphoesterase: MNFKYALLYKNNLFLLFFLFFTFVISAQNPKNLNGTQIAFLSDVHLQDLFGTFSDNAYKGVLNPKTGQYVLLRTMASQLHSTRIFNENYFAFIAALEDIAKRKIKYVALPGDYTDDGQPIHVRGLEKILAQYSKKYNIEFFITTGNHDPVGPFAQDSGKEDFLGKDGKSQPIYSKDGLYKPNLSTEQPVIVTADIAKMGYLGITDGLKDFGFYPNKKYKFWATPFSTYNSQNYSFEKASEAALLSNRVYNVTPGYEVPDVSYVVEPIDGLWLMAIDGNVYVPKKNDGDPKDPKNYSEASTGYNNVLSNKKHLIKWVQDISAEAKKQGKTLIAFSHFPMIDFNDDASAEIKELLGPNKWQLNRVPVEEVAKKFADAGLKIHFGGHMHINDTGIRTTEKGNTLVNIQTPSLAAYIPAYKLLTIKKENVVDIQTITIDNVPGYNELFDLYKMEYQFLQSQQTKGIWNIDILKTKNYHDFTDFHLKELVRLRFLSDDWPSSFKDFFLKLSGQDLLVLASVQSDSDFNEVLKNKERFQKEWSEAQLKSAQYLKENKLKKEDFNWTGYDLLVDFYRFRSADELALADVGTARAKQYKILSQLFFENHAADTSKEKPLQNQMRLFLIIFNKFMHEVPADHFTVDLKTGAVTGLK; encoded by the coding sequence ATGAATTTTAAATATGCTTTATTATATAAAAACAATCTTTTCCTATTGTTTTTCCTTTTTTTCACCTTTGTTATCTCAGCCCAAAATCCAAAGAATCTTAACGGCACTCAAATTGCTTTTTTATCTGATGTACATTTACAGGATTTATTCGGAACCTTTTCAGACAATGCGTATAAAGGTGTTTTAAATCCGAAAACCGGTCAATATGTTTTACTGCGAACGATGGCTTCTCAATTGCATTCGACCAGAATCTTCAATGAAAATTATTTTGCTTTTATTGCTGCTTTGGAGGATATCGCAAAGCGAAAAATAAAATACGTCGCGCTTCCCGGTGATTATACCGATGACGGTCAGCCCATTCACGTTCGAGGTTTAGAAAAGATCTTAGCGCAATACAGCAAAAAATATAACATCGAGTTTTTTATCACAACAGGAAATCACGATCCCGTTGGACCTTTTGCACAAGATTCCGGTAAAGAAGATTTTCTTGGTAAAGACGGAAAAAGCCAGCCCATTTATAGCAAAGACGGCCTTTATAAGCCAAATTTAAGTACCGAACAGCCTGTAATTGTAACAGCCGATATTGCCAAAATGGGTTATTTAGGAATCACAGACGGATTAAAAGATTTTGGTTTTTATCCGAATAAAAAATACAAATTCTGGGCAACTCCATTTTCAACTTATAACAGCCAAAATTATAGTTTTGAAAAAGCTTCTGAAGCCGCTTTACTGTCTAACAGAGTTTATAACGTAACACCGGGTTACGAAGTTCCGGATGTGAGTTATGTTGTTGAACCAATTGACGGATTATGGTTAATGGCGATTGACGGAAACGTTTATGTTCCGAAGAAAAATGATGGAGATCCAAAAGATCCTAAAAATTATTCAGAGGCGAGTACGGGGTACAATAATGTGCTTTCAAACAAAAAGCATCTTATAAAATGGGTTCAGGATATTTCGGCGGAAGCCAAAAAACAAGGCAAAACTTTAATTGCTTTCAGTCATTTTCCGATGATTGATTTTAATGATGATGCTTCTGCAGAAATAAAAGAACTACTTGGACCAAACAAATGGCAGTTGAACCGGGTTCCGGTTGAAGAAGTAGCGAAGAAGTTTGCAGATGCCGGATTGAAAATTCATTTTGGCGGACATATGCATATCAACGATACCGGAATACGCACGACAGAAAAAGGGAATACTTTGGTGAATATTCAAACGCCGTCTTTGGCAGCTTATATTCCAGCCTATAAATTATTGACGATTAAAAAAGAGAATGTAGTTGATATTCAAACCATCACCATTGATAATGTTCCGGGATACAACGAACTTTTTGATTTGTATAAAATGGAGTATCAGTTTCTGCAAAGTCAGCAGACAAAAGGCATTTGGAATATCGATATTCTAAAAACTAAAAACTACCATGATTTTACCGATTTTCATTTGAAAGAGCTGGTTCGTTTACGCTTTTTATCAGACGATTGGCCATCTAGTTTCAAAGATTTTTTCCTGAAACTTTCCGGGCAGGATTTATTGGTTTTAGCGAGCGTTCAATCGGATAGTGATTTTAATGAAGTTTTAAAAAATAAGGAAAGATTCCAAAAAGAATGGAGTGAGGCACAACTTAAATCGGCTCAATATTTAAAAGAAAACAAACTTAAAAAAGAAGATTTCAATTGGACAGGCTACGATTTACTGGTCGATTTTTATCGTTTCAGAAGTGCCGATGAATTGGCTTTAGCCGATGTTGGAACAGCGAGAGCCAAACAATATAAAATATTGTCTCAGTTGTTTTTTGAAAATCATGCAGCTGATACTTCGAAAGAAAAACCTTTGCAAAACCAAATGCGATTGTTTTTAATCATCTTCAATAAATTCATGCATGAAGTCCCGGCAGATCATTTTACAGTTGATTTGAAAACGGGTGCGGTTACTGGATTGAAGTAA
- a CDS encoding glycosyl hydrolase family 18 protein, translating into MKNNYRRMLQKCIIILMLGIFNLATAQKKVIAYIPNWIDLNAFSSSIQYSKLTHINIAFENPDANGYLTFNSGSNTIINAAHGQNIKVFVSLGGGSVSEGGAIRDNYFNLITPANRTAFVQKIYDYVVAHNFDGVDVDLEGPAINGDYGGFVIALANKLHANGKLISAALSEGYGGANVPASTFAAYDWINIMAYDATGPWAPNSPGQHSPYSMAVNQFNYWTGRGLPASKAIIGLPFYGYGFGASANQGISYANIVAQYPGAENVDQVGNTIYYNGIPTIKAKTTFAIQNAGGVMIWELSQDAVGSKSLLTAVNQVITGSQPPTGGTLIQAENYSTMSGVQTEATTDTGGGLNVGYADTGDWMAYYNINFPTSGNYVIEYRVASAVNGARISSDLSAGTIQLGAVNVPNTGGWQNWQTITQTVNVNAGTYNFGIYIQSSGVNLNWFRITKSASGLAAKTALTETVSEEKIESLTIYPNPTESTIFFTAEVSGANVSVINSQGGDTVSVQKISNNSLDVSGLKSGIYLILVEKDGIKTVRRFIKK; encoded by the coding sequence ATGAAAAACAATTACAGAAGAATGTTGCAGAAATGCATAATTATTTTAATGTTGGGTATTTTTAATTTAGCAACAGCCCAGAAAAAAGTTATCGCTTATATTCCAAACTGGATAGATTTGAATGCTTTTTCAAGCAGTATCCAGTACAGTAAATTAACGCACATTAATATTGCGTTTGAAAATCCGGATGCAAATGGATATCTGACTTTCAATTCAGGAAGTAATACCATTATTAATGCAGCACACGGTCAGAATATTAAAGTTTTTGTTTCCCTTGGAGGAGGTTCAGTTTCCGAAGGCGGTGCCATTCGTGACAATTATTTTAATCTGATTACGCCCGCAAACAGAACCGCTTTTGTTCAAAAAATCTATGACTATGTTGTTGCCCACAATTTTGACGGAGTTGATGTCGATTTAGAAGGTCCGGCAATTAATGGCGATTATGGCGGTTTTGTAATCGCTTTGGCGAATAAACTGCATGCCAATGGTAAATTGATTTCAGCAGCACTTTCAGAAGGATATGGTGGTGCCAATGTACCTGCATCAACTTTTGCCGCTTATGACTGGATCAATATCATGGCCTATGATGCAACAGGTCCTTGGGCACCAAATAGTCCAGGACAACATTCTCCATACAGTATGGCGGTTAATCAGTTTAATTACTGGACAGGAAGAGGATTGCCGGCAAGTAAAGCCATCATTGGTCTTCCGTTTTACGGATATGGTTTTGGAGCTTCAGCAAATCAGGGAATTTCTTATGCTAATATTGTGGCCCAATATCCTGGAGCAGAAAATGTAGATCAGGTTGGAAATACTATTTATTATAACGGAATTCCAACTATCAAAGCAAAAACAACTTTTGCGATTCAAAATGCCGGTGGTGTCATGATTTGGGAATTATCTCAGGATGCGGTTGGTTCTAAATCATTATTAACAGCCGTAAATCAGGTTATTACCGGAAGTCAGCCACCAACAGGCGGAACTTTAATTCAGGCAGAAAATTACTCCACAATGAGTGGTGTTCAAACCGAAGCGACGACGGATACTGGTGGAGGTTTAAATGTAGGTTACGCAGATACAGGTGATTGGATGGCATACTACAACATCAATTTTCCAACTTCCGGTAATTATGTAATTGAATACCGAGTAGCGAGTGCTGTGAACGGTGCCAGAATATCATCAGATTTAAGTGCAGGAACAATTCAGCTTGGTGCAGTTAATGTACCCAATACAGGAGGCTGGCAAAATTGGCAGACCATCACTCAAACGGTTAATGTAAACGCAGGAACGTATAACTTCGGAATCTACATTCAGAGTTCTGGTGTGAATTTAAACTGGTTTAGAATCACAAAATCGGCTTCTGGTTTGGCTGCGAAAACAGCTTTAACAGAAACAGTTTCTGAAGAAAAAATTGAAAGTCTGACTATTTATCCAAACCCTACAGAAAGTACTATTTTCTTTACTGCTGAAGTTTCAGGAGCCAATGTGAGTGTTATAAATTCTCAGGGTGGCGATACGGTTTCGGTACAAAAAATTAGTAACAACAGTCTTGATGTTTCTGGTTTAAAATCGGGAATCTATCTGATTTTAGTTGAAAAAGACGGAATCAAAACAGTGAGACGTTTTATTAAGAAATAG
- a CDS encoding YdeI family protein — METKDGKLAIYAQTRKEWRDWLQQNSQTEKSVWLILYHKKSKVESINLNDATEEALCFGWIDSLCKKRDFESFYLTFTPRNPKKSKWSQPNKDRAAKMIEQGLMTEHGQLMIDLAKENGKWESA; from the coding sequence ATGGAAACAAAAGACGGAAAACTAGCCATTTATGCCCAAACCAGAAAAGAATGGCGCGATTGGCTTCAGCAAAATTCCCAAACAGAGAAATCAGTCTGGTTGATTTTATACCACAAAAAAAGTAAAGTAGAAAGCATCAATCTAAATGATGCTACTGAAGAAGCCTTGTGTTTTGGCTGGATTGACAGTTTGTGTAAAAAAAGAGATTTTGAAAGTTTCTATCTGACCTTTACACCCAGAAATCCGAAGAAAAGCAAATGGAGTCAACCCAACAAAGACCGCGCAGCAAAAATGATTGAACAAGGTTTAATGACCGAACACGGCCAGCTTATGATCGATCTTGCAAAAGAAAACGGTAAATGGGAATCTGCATAA